Proteins co-encoded in one Streptomyces roseochromogenus subsp. oscitans DS 12.976 genomic window:
- a CDS encoding SDR family oxidoreductase: MTGRLNGKTALITGAARGLGRATAVAFAREGADLALLDVAESLPGVPYPLGSASQLEHTADLCRKEGAAVLVHHTDIRHLDQVQDAVDSAAARFGHLDVLVNNAGIAAPSGKAAHEIEEDEWQLMLDVDLSGAWRLIRCVGGLMARRRTGSIINIASTAGLVGYRHFAGYVAAKHGLVGLTKAAALDYGPHKVRVNALCPGSVRDAPHVEGRMLAEIARSLDVPVDEHEQIFMRDQPMNALVEPEDVAGSALWLASDESRQVTGAVITVDGGFSAR; this comes from the coding sequence ATGACCGGCCGACTCAACGGCAAGACCGCTCTGATCACCGGCGCCGCCCGAGGTCTCGGCAGGGCAACAGCCGTTGCCTTCGCACGGGAAGGCGCCGACCTCGCCCTCCTCGACGTGGCCGAGAGCCTGCCCGGCGTGCCGTATCCCCTGGGGTCGGCCAGCCAGCTCGAACACACGGCAGACCTGTGCCGCAAGGAAGGCGCCGCGGTACTCGTCCACCACACAGACATACGGCACCTCGACCAAGTCCAGGATGCGGTGGACAGCGCGGCGGCGCGGTTCGGGCACCTCGACGTCCTCGTCAACAACGCCGGCATCGCCGCGCCGTCGGGCAAGGCCGCGCACGAGATCGAGGAGGACGAATGGCAGCTCATGCTCGATGTCGACCTCTCCGGAGCCTGGCGGCTGATCCGCTGCGTCGGCGGACTCATGGCCCGGCGGAGGACGGGCAGCATCATCAACATCGCCTCAACCGCCGGCCTGGTCGGCTACCGCCACTTCGCCGGATACGTCGCCGCCAAGCACGGACTCGTCGGTCTCACCAAAGCGGCCGCCCTGGACTACGGACCCCACAAGGTCCGCGTCAACGCCCTGTGCCCAGGCTCCGTCCGCGACGCCCCCCATGTCGAAGGACGCATGCTTGCCGAGATCGCCCGGTCCCTGGACGTGCCCGTCGACGAGCACGAACAGATCTTCATGCGAGACCAGCCCATGAACGCTCTTGTCGAACCCGAAGACGTCGCCGGCTCTGCACTCTGGCTGGCCTCGGACGAGAGCCGACAAGTGACCGGGGCTGTGATCACTGTGGATGGCGGCTTCTCCGCACGCTGA
- a CDS encoding thioesterase II family protein, which translates to MQPTALICLPFAGAGASFFKKWQKDAPDGIRITAVQLPGREERFLDDPVTDASAAIDEAWDRVAAEVETAERAVVFGHSLGAVLAYELAHRIADRGRVPLERLVVSGSAGPWKPRTNRATGLSDEEFLTRVRGFAGYAHEAMQNPEMLELLLPVLRADVEMHENYRPSTDAPLKAPITALRGTDDELVDAAQTAQWADATTAAFTTAELPGGHMYLTDQGPGVLRLIAAQLDAHDLGAAPR; encoded by the coding sequence ATGCAGCCGACCGCACTGATCTGTCTGCCCTTCGCCGGAGCAGGCGCCTCCTTCTTCAAGAAGTGGCAGAAGGACGCACCAGACGGCATCCGCATCACTGCCGTCCAACTACCGGGCCGCGAAGAGCGCTTCCTCGACGACCCCGTCACTGACGCCTCCGCCGCCATCGACGAGGCCTGGGACCGGGTGGCGGCCGAGGTGGAGACCGCCGAACGCGCCGTCGTCTTCGGCCACAGCCTCGGCGCGGTCCTCGCCTACGAACTCGCTCACCGGATCGCCGACCGAGGACGGGTCCCTCTGGAACGCCTGGTCGTCAGCGGCTCAGCCGGACCCTGGAAACCACGCACCAACAGGGCCACCGGACTGAGCGACGAAGAGTTCCTCACCCGCGTCCGCGGCTTCGCCGGCTACGCCCACGAGGCGATGCAGAACCCCGAGATGCTCGAACTCCTCCTGCCCGTCCTGCGGGCCGACGTCGAGATGCACGAGAACTACCGGCCCTCCACCGACGCACCCCTGAAGGCACCGATCACAGCCCTGCGGGGAACCGACGACGAACTCGTGGACGCAGCCCAGACGGCTCAGTGGGCCGACGCCACCACCGCCGCCTTCACCACCGCCGAACTCCCCGGCGGACACATGTACCTCACCGACCAGGGCCCCGGCGTTCTCCGCCTCATCGCCGCCCAGCTGGACGCACATGACCTCGGAGCAGCCCCGCGATGA